From a single Elusimicrobiales bacterium genomic region:
- a CDS encoding YajQ family cyclic di-GMP-binding protein — protein MAEEFSFDAVSKVDMNAVADSVNIAMKEIVNRYDFKGSNSTIELDQKGMALKLASSDDFKIKALYDVLLTRMAKRGIPLKNLQPQKIESSLGGTARQEIKIQAGIPVEKAKEMARLVKDSKLKANASIQGDQLRVTSRSKDDLQKVIALLRGGNFGLELQFTNYR, from the coding sequence ATGGCAGAAGAATTCAGTTTTGACGCGGTTTCAAAAGTGGACATGAACGCGGTGGCGGACTCTGTCAATATCGCCATGAAAGAGATAGTCAACCGCTACGACTTCAAGGGAAGCAATTCCACCATAGAGCTGGACCAGAAGGGCATGGCGCTAAAGCTGGCCTCCTCCGACGACTTCAAGATAAAGGCGCTCTACGACGTGCTGCTGACCCGCATGGCCAAGCGCGGCATCCCGCTTAAAAATTTGCAGCCGCAGAAAATAGAATCGTCGCTGGGCGGCACGGCGCGCCAGGAAATCAAAATACAGGCGGGAATCCCCGTGGAAAAAGCCAAAGAGATGGCGCGGCTTGTAAAAGACTCCAAGCTCAAGGCCAACGCCTCAATACAGGGCGACCAGCTGCGCGTAACCTCCCGCTCCAAGGACGATTTGCAGAAAGTAATCGCCCTGCTGCGCGGCGGGAATTTCGGGCTGGAACTGCAATTTACCAATTACCGGTAG